From Bacteroidota bacterium, the proteins below share one genomic window:
- a CDS encoding sugar MFS transporter: MTATGRSIDQTSDTSQKSEHGMYRGPFAIMTTLFFMWGFMTAWNDILIPRFKEAFTLNYFRAMLVQFAFFGAYFVGSLLYFTTSVVAGDPIAKIGYKNGIVISLLISAFGSAIFWPAATIPSYPLFLVALFVVGLGFAMLQIAANPYVTILGPERTASSRLNLAQGFNSVGTTIGPLIGGYLIFQYFNHAGVQGADSVKVPYLAFSIAFLILAAVFFFVHLPHIGEGKIDRGAGALKFPHVVLGIVAIFMYVGGEVSVGSSIINFLGQPNIAGLTAVEASKYVSLFWGGMLIGRFMGAVELSDMKARSKKILLLGIPAGAFVILGLLSGWSIVRYYLPLLILCWLLFQFGKAMAGRTLAIFSTTIVLLLLSAIAFGGKAAMWCVVGVGLFSSIGWSNTFSLALEGTGMLKSQVSSLLVMAILGGALLPPLQGHIADLGGLQISYIVPLIAYSYVAFYGLIGYRAGRNRHPSAA, encoded by the coding sequence ATGACAGCTACCGGCAGATCAATCGACCAGACTTCGGACACTTCGCAGAAATCGGAACATGGAATGTACCGCGGTCCGTTTGCTATCATGACCACATTGTTTTTCATGTGGGGTTTCATGACGGCATGGAACGACATTCTCATTCCGCGATTCAAAGAAGCATTCACGTTGAATTATTTCAGGGCGATGCTTGTTCAATTTGCTTTTTTCGGCGCGTATTTTGTCGGATCACTGCTCTATTTTACAACCTCTGTCGTGGCTGGAGATCCGATCGCGAAAATCGGATACAAAAACGGTATCGTTATCAGCCTGCTGATTTCGGCTTTTGGAAGTGCGATCTTCTGGCCTGCCGCTACGATCCCTTCTTACCCTTTATTTCTTGTCGCGCTGTTCGTCGTGGGCCTCGGTTTTGCCATGCTGCAAATTGCAGCTAATCCCTACGTAACCATCCTTGGTCCCGAGCGTACTGCTTCAAGCCGGTTGAATCTCGCTCAAGGGTTTAATTCGGTCGGTACAACCATCGGTCCGTTGATCGGCGGTTATTTGATCTTTCAATACTTCAATCACGCCGGCGTGCAGGGAGCCGATTCTGTGAAAGTTCCATATCTTGCGTTTAGTATTGCATTCTTGATTTTGGCCGCTGTTTTTTTCTTTGTCCACTTGCCTCACATAGGAGAAGGGAAAATCGATCGGGGTGCGGGCGCACTGAAGTTTCCTCATGTGGTGCTTGGGATTGTCGCAATATTCATGTACGTGGGGGGCGAAGTTTCTGTCGGCAGTTCTATCATAAATTTTCTCGGACAACCGAACATCGCCGGTTTGACCGCTGTCGAGGCCAGCAAATATGTATCGTTGTTCTGGGGGGGAATGCTGATCGGAAGATTCATGGGTGCCGTTGAATTGAGCGATATGAAGGCGAGGAGCAAGAAAATCCTTTTGCTCGGCATACCGGCGGGCGCTTTCGTTATTCTTGGCCTTCTTAGCGGATGGAGCATCGTCAGATACTATCTTCCGCTTCTTATCCTCTGCTGGCTCTTGTTTCAATTCGGCAAAGCGATGGCAGGACGCACGCTAGCGATCTTCTCGACAACTATTGTTCTGCTCCTTCTGTCCGCAATTGCCTTTGGTGGAAAGGCAGCGATGTGGTGTGTTGTGGGTGTAGGATTGTTCTCATCAATCGGATGGTCGAATACATTCTCTCTTGCACTGGAGGGTACCGGGATGTTAAAAAGCCAGGTCTCGTCCTTGCTGGTGATGGCGATTTTAGGGGGCGCGCTCCTTCCGCCCCTTCAGGGTCACATTGCGGACTTAGGCGGGCTCCAAATTTCATATATCGTGCCGTTGATCGCTTATTCGTACGTCGCCTTCTACGGATTGATCGGCTACCGAGCCGGACGGAATCGTCACCCTTCGGCAGCATAA
- a CDS encoding thiamine pyrophosphate-dependent enzyme → MPRNIVVSPEQVRQYGILQSKDIVLNQYKTDTRREIEKYGKETLRHILTDMLLIRQFETCLSTIKIEGLYQGIPYTHKGPAHLSTGQEAAAVGQSLNLTKDDFVFGSHRSHGEILSKCFSAIHQLGDAELETIMGSYMNGRILKALEPLRNRNIKELAVDYVLYGTMSEIFAKENGFNMGLGGSMHAFFAPFGSMPNNAIVGGSSDIAVGAALYKRINRKTGIVIANIGDGASATGPTWEAMMLAAMDQYNTLWDKNVGGAPPIIFNFINNFYAMGGQTSGETMGFGVLARIGAGVNPEVMHGERVDGSNPLAVADSIERKRKILEMGKGPVLLDTTTYRFSGHSPSDASSYRSKEELELWLKHDPIIEYADYLTKNTIIAKDEFAPMQESAVERIKTIMKLAVDPKISPRIGFRSDIIGELMFSNEKVEKFDDRQPEVLIALEDNPRVKSISKKERYGLDKNGKPLPKSNIYSYRDGLFEAVLHRAYTDPTLVIYGEENRDWGGAFAVYRGLTEALPYHRLFNTPISEGAIVGSATGYAMCGGRVLAELMYCDFLGRAGDEVFNQMSKWQAMSAGVLKMPFVLRISVGSKYGAQHSQDWTAIVAHIPGLKVMFPATPYDAKGMLNLALSGSDPVIFFESQRLYDIGEMFIKSGVPAGYYEIEEGEPAIRRTGKDITIVTIGSALYTAMDAADVLEREHKFEAEIIDARFVNPLDYDKIIESVKKTGKILLTSDAVERGSFLTTMASRVTEAAFDYLDAPPVVVGSRNWITPGAELEEMFFPQKEWLIDAIHERIYPLPGHKVTTTQSVEEMLRRDRKGI, encoded by the coding sequence GTGCCTAGAAATATCGTAGTTAGCCCTGAACAAGTCAGGCAATATGGCATACTACAATCAAAAGACATAGTGCTGAATCAGTATAAAACCGACACCAGACGTGAAATCGAAAAATACGGGAAAGAAACTCTAAGGCATATCTTGACCGATATGTTGTTAATCCGTCAATTTGAGACCTGCCTGAGCACGATTAAGATTGAAGGATTGTACCAGGGGATCCCGTATACGCACAAAGGACCTGCACATTTATCAACGGGTCAAGAAGCCGCCGCTGTAGGGCAGTCTTTAAATCTCACCAAAGACGATTTTGTCTTCGGTTCCCATAGAAGCCATGGCGAAATTCTCAGCAAGTGTTTCTCCGCAATTCATCAACTTGGCGATGCTGAACTGGAGACCATCATGGGCTCGTACATGAACGGGAGAATATTAAAAGCTCTTGAGCCTCTCCGCAACAGGAATATTAAAGAACTAGCGGTCGATTATGTCCTGTATGGAACTATGTCTGAAATATTTGCGAAAGAAAATGGTTTCAATATGGGCCTCGGCGGTTCCATGCACGCTTTCTTCGCTCCCTTTGGGAGTATGCCGAACAATGCCATCGTTGGAGGGTCTTCCGATATTGCTGTCGGCGCTGCGCTCTATAAACGCATCAATCGCAAAACCGGAATCGTTATTGCCAACATTGGAGACGGGGCTTCGGCAACAGGACCGACATGGGAAGCGATGATGCTTGCGGCAATGGATCAATACAATACGTTATGGGATAAAAATGTTGGCGGCGCACCGCCGATTATTTTCAATTTTATTAATAATTTTTATGCGATGGGGGGACAAACAAGCGGCGAGACGATGGGCTTTGGTGTCTTGGCAAGAATTGGCGCTGGAGTAAATCCGGAGGTGATGCATGGTGAACGGGTCGACGGGAGCAATCCTTTGGCAGTCGCGGATTCTATCGAAAGAAAAAGGAAGATATTGGAAATGGGGAAAGGTCCGGTCTTACTCGATACGACGACATACCGTTTTTCAGGTCATTCCCCTTCCGATGCATCATCGTACAGATCGAAAGAAGAACTAGAATTGTGGTTGAAACACGATCCGATCATTGAATACGCCGATTATTTAACCAAAAATACGATAATCGCCAAGGATGAATTTGCGCCGATGCAAGAATCGGCGGTTGAACGCATAAAGACTATCATGAAATTAGCCGTCGACCCTAAAATTTCTCCACGAATTGGTTTTCGGTCAGACATCATAGGCGAGTTGATGTTTTCAAATGAGAAAGTTGAAAAGTTCGACGACAGACAGCCCGAAGTTCTGATAGCTCTCGAAGACAATCCGCGAGTCAAATCAATATCAAAAAAAGAGAGATATGGGCTCGATAAAAATGGCAAGCCGCTGCCCAAATCAAATATCTATTCATACAGAGACGGCCTTTTTGAAGCAGTACTCCACAGAGCGTACACAGATCCAACGCTGGTCATATACGGAGAAGAGAACAGGGACTGGGGAGGTGCGTTTGCAGTATACCGCGGATTAACCGAGGCCCTTCCCTATCATCGGTTGTTCAACACCCCAATTTCCGAAGGAGCGATCGTCGGCTCAGCCACGGGCTATGCAATGTGCGGCGGAAGGGTGCTGGCTGAGCTGATGTACTGCGACTTTTTGGGCCGGGCCGGGGACGAAGTTTTCAATCAGATGTCGAAGTGGCAAGCAATGTCTGCCGGTGTATTGAAGATGCCCTTTGTTTTACGTATCTCTGTCGGAAGTAAATACGGCGCTCAACATTCACAGGATTGGACGGCGATCGTGGCGCATATACCGGGACTGAAGGTGATGTTCCCCGCGACTCCGTATGATGCGAAGGGAATGCTCAATCTAGCGTTAAGCGGGAGCGACCCGGTTATATTTTTCGAAAGCCAAAGACTTTATGATATTGGGGAAATGTTCATCAAGAGCGGAGTGCCGGCCGGCTACTATGAAATCGAGGAAGGTGAACCTGCGATCCGGAGGACGGGAAAAGATATTACGATAGTTACGATTGGTTCGGCGTTGTACACAGCGATGGATGCCGCGGATGTTCTCGAAAGAGAACATAAATTTGAAGCTGAAATAATTGACGCCCGCTTCGTCAATCCCCTCGACTACGACAAGATTATTGAGTCAGTGAAAAAGACCGGAAAAATTCTGCTGACTTCCGACGCGGTTGAGCGGGGATCATTCTTGACAACCATGGCGAGCCGGGTCACGGAGGCTGCGTTCGACTATCTCGACGCACCGCCCGTCGTTGTCGGGTCAAGAAACTGGATTACGCCGGGTGCGGAACTGGAGGAAATGTTTTTCCCTCAAAAGGAATGGCTCATCGATGCGATCCACGAACGCATATACCCGCTGCCCGGGCACAAAGTAACAACGACTCAGAGTGTAGAAGAAATGCTAAGGCGGGACAGGAAAGGCATCTAG
- a CDS encoding zinc-binding dehydrogenase, whose protein sequence is MKTTALRLYGKSDLRLEQFELPEMNDSEVLASVVTNSICMSDYKAVIQGADHKRVTKDIAEKPIIVGHEQCGTILKVGEKLKDKYKEGMKYSIQPAVNFPGRENEAVGYSFQYVGGDATKIIIPSEVIGMNCLIPYSGDSFFKASLSEPVACILGALKSQYHIKPQQYKHEMGIKKDGKVAILGGAGPMGLEFLDVLLHTEQRPGLIVLTDVNRAKLERAALLFPPNEVARMGVRVFYVNGKNENVDKELMRLSDNKGYDDVLVMVPSAAVVEQASNILGLDGCVNFFTGPTDQRFTAQFNFYNVHYHGHHVIGSAGSTTDDMLDALNLIGRGIINPAIMITHIGGLDSVADSILNLPNIPGGKKLIYTGISLPLIALEDFETKGKSDPFFRDLSLIIKETKGIWSKEAEEYLLAYAKPIIPQTNNGA, encoded by the coding sequence ATGAAGACTACTGCGTTGCGGCTGTATGGCAAAAGCGATCTGAGGCTCGAGCAATTTGAGCTTCCAGAGATGAACGACAGTGAAGTTCTTGCTAGCGTCGTTACCAACAGTATATGTATGTCGGACTATAAAGCGGTTATTCAAGGCGCAGACCATAAAAGAGTCACTAAGGATATAGCAGAGAAGCCGATCATTGTTGGGCATGAACAGTGTGGCACAATTCTAAAAGTCGGGGAAAAGCTGAAAGATAAGTACAAAGAAGGGATGAAGTATAGCATCCAGCCTGCAGTAAATTTTCCCGGGCGGGAAAATGAAGCTGTCGGTTACTCCTTTCAATACGTCGGAGGAGACGCTACGAAAATTATTATTCCCTCTGAGGTGATAGGGATGAATTGCCTTATCCCCTACTCTGGAGATTCATTTTTCAAAGCATCTCTTTCTGAACCGGTGGCATGCATCCTCGGGGCGCTGAAATCTCAGTATCATATCAAGCCTCAACAATACAAACACGAAATGGGGATAAAGAAGGACGGAAAGGTTGCCATATTGGGCGGTGCTGGTCCCATGGGGCTCGAATTTCTTGATGTACTCTTGCACACCGAACAAAGGCCCGGACTTATTGTGTTGACTGATGTTAATCGAGCCAAACTCGAACGAGCTGCACTCTTGTTCCCACCGAATGAAGTTGCCAGGATGGGCGTTAGGGTATTTTATGTAAATGGTAAAAATGAAAACGTTGACAAAGAGTTAATGAGGTTGTCGGATAACAAGGGTTACGATGACGTGCTGGTGATGGTACCAAGCGCAGCTGTTGTGGAACAAGCCTCTAATATTCTGGGATTAGACGGCTGCGTAAATTTTTTTACCGGTCCTACCGATCAACGTTTTACGGCCCAATTCAATTTTTATAATGTCCATTACCATGGTCATCATGTGATTGGCTCGGCCGGCTCTACGACAGATGACATGCTTGACGCATTAAACTTGATCGGCAGAGGAATTATTAATCCGGCAATCATGATCACTCACATTGGCGGTTTAGACTCAGTGGCAGACTCAATACTGAATTTGCCAAATATTCCGGGGGGAAAAAAATTGATATACACCGGCATTTCCTTGCCGTTAATCGCCTTGGAAGACTTTGAAACAAAAGGCAAATCAGATCCCTTCTTTAGAGACCTTTCGCTGATCATTAAGGAAACAAAAGGAATTTGGTCCAAGGAAGCCGAAGAGTACCTGCTCGCTTACGCAAAACCGATTATTCCACAGACTAATAATGGTGCGTAA
- a CDS encoding GH92 family glycosyl hydrolase — translation MTNTKMMNTAKAVVGLLCIVSSAFAQGQRSHLSFVDPTIGGVGIILEPTRPTVHLPNSMLRTFPMRKDQLDDQISFFPLTVTSHRLSSVFAVMPLSGTADETIWNRRSMYGQEITSPYYYRTSFLETGDAVEFTPGAKSGYFRFTFHRSEGHYLRLSVINSEGEIETAGKRTLTGTESFSGMKAYFYAESDKEIKEIKYRVPSDKKMLIIDFGKKPQTVSFRYGVSYISVEQAKQNLLKEIPRWNFNAVKNNALEVWRKTLSQINVQGGTVAQKRVFYSALYRCYERMVDINEYGKYYSAFDHNVHESNEPFYVDNWIWDMYNALEPLYVILNPEMETYKIKSYVAMYEQSGWMPSFALVFGDWPAMTGNHAAAWMADAWFKGLTNFDLKKAYEGLKKNSLEATLLPWNNGPATSLDSFYTKNGYMPGLRPGEMETVKEVHNDWEKRQSVSVTLENSYDDWCIAQLAPLSGHPEDRDLFLRRAAFYKNVYRAEKGFVWPKDAEGDWIDPVDPKLAGREYFTENNAYTFNWQVKHDLSGLFELMGGRQQAEAKLDQLFREDLGLPKFKFWYTQPDASGLVGQFVMGNEPSFHIPYIYNYLGAPWKTQKRIRMLIDTWFTDNVFGYPGDEDGGGMSSFVVFSMMGFYPVTSGIPIYNIGSPVFNRISIHLPNGKTFVVIAKHNSAENKYIQSAALNGVPRGKPWFTHNELLHGGTLELVMGNQPNVHWGNREEDAPPSGMNYVPGRE, via the coding sequence ATGACAAACACCAAAATGATGAATACCGCAAAAGCTGTCGTTGGATTGCTCTGCATAGTTTCTTCTGCATTTGCCCAGGGTCAACGGTCTCATCTTTCATTTGTCGATCCGACTATCGGAGGCGTCGGGATTATTCTGGAACCCACGCGGCCTACAGTGCATTTGCCGAACAGCATGCTGAGAACTTTTCCGATGCGGAAAGACCAATTGGACGACCAAATCAGTTTCTTCCCTCTCACCGTGACTTCGCACCGGTTGTCATCAGTGTTTGCCGTCATGCCTCTCAGCGGAACTGCGGACGAGACGATCTGGAATCGCCGTTCCATGTACGGCCAGGAAATTACCAGCCCGTACTACTACAGGACATCGTTCTTAGAGACCGGGGACGCCGTTGAATTCACTCCCGGTGCAAAGAGCGGATATTTCCGGTTTACTTTTCATCGCAGCGAAGGCCATTATCTTCGGCTAAGCGTGATAAACAGCGAAGGGGAGATTGAGACAGCGGGAAAAAGGACGTTGACCGGCACGGAAAGTTTCTCAGGAATGAAAGCATATTTTTATGCTGAATCGGACAAAGAGATAAAGGAAATCAAATATCGCGTCCCATCCGACAAAAAAATGCTGATCATCGATTTCGGGAAAAAGCCGCAAACCGTTTCATTTCGTTACGGTGTATCATACATAAGCGTCGAACAGGCAAAACAAAACCTCCTGAAGGAAATTCCCCGATGGAATTTTAACGCGGTAAAGAATAATGCATTGGAGGTTTGGCGCAAAACTCTTTCCCAAATCAACGTTCAGGGGGGGACTGTTGCGCAAAAACGCGTGTTTTATAGTGCGCTCTATCGCTGCTATGAACGGATGGTTGACATCAATGAATACGGAAAGTACTACAGCGCTTTCGATCACAATGTTCATGAATCGAACGAACCGTTTTATGTCGACAATTGGATTTGGGATATGTACAACGCGCTGGAACCGCTCTACGTCATCCTGAATCCCGAAATGGAGACGTACAAAATAAAATCGTATGTCGCTATGTACGAGCAGAGCGGATGGATGCCCTCGTTCGCGCTGGTCTTCGGAGATTGGCCTGCGATGACAGGAAATCATGCCGCCGCCTGGATGGCGGATGCATGGTTCAAAGGACTGACAAACTTCGATCTGAAGAAAGCATATGAAGGGTTGAAAAAAAATTCCCTTGAAGCGACTCTTTTGCCATGGAACAACGGCCCGGCAACTTCGCTCGATTCCTTCTACACAAAAAACGGCTATATGCCGGGATTACGGCCGGGGGAAATGGAGACAGTGAAAGAGGTCCACAATGACTGGGAGAAACGGCAGTCTGTTTCAGTCACACTCGAGAACAGCTACGATGATTGGTGCATCGCACAGCTTGCGCCTTTGAGTGGCCATCCTGAAGATCGCGATTTATTTTTGCGCAGAGCCGCTTTCTATAAAAACGTGTACCGTGCCGAGAAAGGATTCGTATGGCCAAAGGATGCCGAAGGGGATTGGATAGACCCGGTCGACCCGAAGCTTGCAGGAAGAGAATATTTTACTGAAAACAATGCGTATACGTTCAACTGGCAGGTAAAGCATGACCTCAGCGGTTTATTCGAGCTTATGGGAGGGCGGCAACAAGCTGAGGCAAAACTCGACCAGCTGTTCAGGGAGGATTTGGGATTGCCTAAATTTAAATTCTGGTACACGCAGCCCGATGCATCCGGTTTAGTCGGCCAGTTTGTCATGGGAAATGAACCCAGCTTTCACATCCCGTATATTTACAACTATCTCGGCGCTCCATGGAAAACCCAAAAACGCATCCGCATGCTGATTGACACCTGGTTTACAGATAATGTTTTTGGATATCCGGGGGACGAGGACGGCGGCGGCATGTCGTCATTCGTAGTTTTTTCGATGATGGGATTCTATCCCGTGACCTCGGGAATTCCAATATACAATATCGGGAGCCCTGTTTTTAATCGAATCAGTATACACTTGCCTAACGGCAAGACCTTTGTTGTGATCGCAAAACACAATTCCGCGGAGAACAAATATATTCAAAGTGCCGCACTCAACGGAGTTCCTCGGGGGAAGCCCTGGTTCACCCACAATGAATTGCTCCATGGAGGAACCCTCGAATTAGTAATGGGAAATCAGCCAAATGTCCATTGGGGAAACCGCGAGGAAGATGCTCCTCCTTCGGGGATGAATTATGTTCCGGGCCGGGAGTGA
- a CDS encoding CocE/NonD family hydrolase yields the protein MTAYAQEVITEYNVPMKTRDSVTLRAEIYRPNKEGKFPVIVERTPYDKRAETGFGPKVAAQGYIFVVQDVRGRWASDGDWYPMIHESNDGYDCIEWAATLPYSNGKVGMWGGSYVGATQMLAAIAAPPHLVCIMPYVTASNYHAHWVYQGGAFTQLLNQAWSTALSINTLERRVGKDAIPSHWDMKRPLIDYPMLDVGSSAGLADYYYEWLEHPNYDDYWKGCSIEEHFKQIQVPALNIGAWYDIFQDGSLRNYIGIKSQGGSEVARKGQRLVMIVGGHAGAGPKVGEVDFGNNSVLDIWELGLRWYDYWLKGIDNGLGGEKPVRIFVMGKNIWRDEDDWPVSRAKPARYFLHSDGKANSLNGDGTLSAKVPLAENPDSYVYDPTDPVPTTGGPTLGDFHFPPGPFDQRSVESRGDVLVYSTPAFKEDVEVTGPITLEIYASSSAFDTDFTGKLIDVSPDGYAKNLTEGILRARYRNSTEKATLMNPGEIYKLTIDLWSTSNVFLAGHKLRVEISSSNFPRFDRNLNTGADIGSSSTQIQKAKNVVYHDREHASALVLPVMP from the coding sequence ATGACAGCATACGCCCAGGAAGTCATCACGGAATACAACGTCCCGATGAAAACGCGCGATAGTGTGACCCTCCGCGCCGAAATTTACCGGCCCAACAAAGAAGGCAAGTTTCCCGTTATCGTCGAGCGGACCCCGTACGACAAACGGGCCGAGACAGGATTCGGACCGAAGGTGGCCGCTCAAGGATACATTTTTGTCGTCCAGGATGTCCGCGGTCGATGGGCATCGGACGGCGATTGGTATCCGATGATCCATGAATCAAACGACGGCTACGACTGCATCGAATGGGCAGCGACGCTCCCCTACTCTAACGGTAAGGTAGGGATGTGGGGTGGTTCTTACGTAGGCGCTACGCAGATGCTCGCTGCCATCGCCGCGCCTCCTCATCTCGTCTGTATTATGCCATATGTGACCGCCTCCAATTATCATGCGCACTGGGTTTATCAGGGGGGAGCCTTTACGCAATTGCTAAACCAGGCTTGGTCAACCGCGCTGTCGATCAACACGCTTGAACGTCGCGTGGGAAAGGATGCTATACCATCGCATTGGGACATGAAACGTCCCCTGATCGATTACCCAATGTTGGACGTAGGCTCCTCTGCAGGGCTGGCCGACTACTACTATGAATGGCTTGAACATCCAAACTACGATGACTACTGGAAAGGGTGTTCGATCGAAGAACACTTCAAACAGATTCAGGTTCCGGCCCTGAATATTGGTGCATGGTACGATATATTTCAGGACGGGTCGCTGCGGAACTATATTGGGATAAAAAGCCAGGGGGGCAGCGAGGTCGCAAGAAAAGGTCAAAGACTGGTCATGATAGTTGGCGGACACGCCGGGGCTGGGCCTAAAGTCGGCGAAGTCGACTTCGGGAACAATTCGGTTCTCGACATTTGGGAACTTGGTCTTCGCTGGTACGACTACTGGTTAAAAGGCATTGACAACGGTCTCGGGGGTGAAAAGCCCGTTAGGATCTTTGTCATGGGGAAGAATATCTGGAGAGACGAAGATGATTGGCCGGTATCACGCGCCAAACCCGCTCGCTATTTCCTGCATTCCGACGGGAAAGCCAATTCCTTGAACGGTGATGGTACTTTGAGCGCCAAAGTTCCTCTTGCTGAAAATCCAGATAGCTACGTTTACGATCCGACCGACCCGGTGCCGACAACAGGCGGCCCGACGCTTGGCGACTTTCATTTCCCTCCTGGTCCTTTCGACCAACGCTCGGTGGAAAGCCGGGGAGATGTGCTGGTGTACTCGACTCCTGCCTTCAAGGAGGATGTGGAAGTGACAGGCCCGATCACGCTCGAAATTTATGCAAGCTCTTCGGCGTTCGATACAGACTTCACGGGCAAGTTGATCGATGTGTCCCCCGACGGTTATGCGAAAAATCTCACCGAAGGAATTCTCCGGGCGCGCTACCGGAACTCCACAGAAAAGGCAACGCTGATGAATCCGGGTGAGATCTATAAACTGACGATTGACCTTTGGTCAACCTCAAACGTGTTCCTCGCCGGACACAAGCTGCGAGTGGAAATCTCGAGCAGCAATTTCCCCCGATTTGACCGGAACCTCAATACCGGCGCTGACATTGGAAGCTCGTCAACGCAAATTCAAAAAGCCAAAAACGTCGTGTATCACGACCGCGAACATGCGTCGGCGCTGGTACTTCCGGTGATGCCTTAG
- a CDS encoding D-lyxose/D-mannose family sugar isomerase, with protein sequence MITEKQLHEARQKAVRVLKKAGIVTTKKERESIEVADFGLGKIAETGLELIVYVNTERVCAKELILFPHQTCPEHYHPPVGDEIGKEETFRCRWGKVYLYVPGQRTPHPKAKTPKGREQNYTVWHEVALNPGDQYTLLPGTRHWFQAGNKGAIVSEFSTRSIDEADIFTDPEIQRMTKVKEH encoded by the coding sequence ATGATCACAGAAAAGCAGCTGCACGAAGCACGCCAAAAAGCCGTCAGGGTTCTTAAAAAAGCCGGCATCGTGACTACTAAAAAGGAACGAGAAAGCATAGAGGTGGCTGATTTTGGTTTGGGAAAAATTGCCGAAACAGGGTTGGAACTGATCGTCTATGTGAATACTGAGAGAGTCTGCGCAAAGGAGCTCATTCTCTTTCCGCATCAGACCTGTCCGGAACATTACCATCCGCCCGTTGGAGACGAAATCGGGAAAGAAGAGACATTTCGATGCCGGTGGGGAAAAGTTTATCTCTACGTCCCGGGCCAGCGGACACCTCATCCAAAGGCGAAGACGCCGAAAGGGAGAGAACAAAACTATACCGTCTGGCATGAGGTCGCACTGAATCCGGGGGACCAGTACACGTTACTCCCCGGCACGCGTCATTGGTTCCAAGCGGGGAATAAGGGGGCGATCGTCTCGGAATTTTCAACGAGGAGCATCGACGAGGCGGATATCTTCACCGACCCTGAAATTCAACGGATGACAAAAGTAAAGGAGCATTAG
- a CDS encoding carbohydrate kinase family protein: MKSRKLDAVIAGHLCLDMFPEFLDAKGSSLARVFIPGKLTNIGAMTVCTGGPVSNTGIAMDILGARVALMAKVGNDFIGRAIMDFLKRRAPGAETRLRISHGDSSSYSIVIALPGTDRIFLHNPGANDSFCYDDIDFDTVRQARLFHLGYPPLMRRMYEDGGDELLRIYRRVSRMGLVTSLDFALPDPASPSGRVDWTVILKKVLPYVDIFLPSVEEAQFMLDKKEFFRLRQAARGKELIEFFTAGHLAQLSSKFLEYGGGIVGLKCGSRGIYVSTASGERLKKVNGLSSKSWANREVWMPSYRPEKFVSAAGAGDSAIAGFLAAFLKGKSLEACLSYASMCGAQNLRTFDTLSGLVSWSETTKKINGRTKKNTLTVGSAAWTYDRKEKLWRGPRDGRG, translated from the coding sequence GTGAAATCTCGGAAGCTCGATGCCGTCATTGCCGGCCACCTCTGTCTTGACATGTTTCCGGAATTCCTGGACGCGAAGGGCTCCTCGCTCGCACGGGTTTTTATACCGGGGAAACTCACCAACATCGGAGCCATGACCGTTTGCACGGGGGGGCCGGTCTCGAACACAGGCATCGCGATGGATATTCTCGGGGCCAGGGTCGCCCTGATGGCGAAAGTCGGGAATGATTTCATCGGCCGGGCGATCATGGACTTCCTGAAGCGCAGGGCGCCCGGAGCAGAGACGAGGCTTAGGATCTCCCACGGTGATTCGTCCTCTTACTCCATCGTTATCGCACTCCCCGGCACCGATCGCATCTTTCTGCACAATCCCGGAGCGAACGACAGCTTCTGCTACGACGACATCGACTTCGACACGGTTCGGCAGGCCAGGCTTTTCCATCTCGGATACCCCCCTCTGATGAGACGGATGTACGAGGACGGCGGAGACGAGCTGCTCAGGATCTACAGGCGGGTGAGCCGGATGGGACTTGTGACGTCGCTCGATTTCGCTCTCCCCGACCCCGCCAGTCCTTCGGGCCGCGTGGACTGGACCGTCATTCTGAAGAAGGTCCTCCCCTACGTGGACATCTTTCTTCCGAGCGTTGAGGAGGCCCAGTTCATGCTTGACAAGAAGGAATTTTTCCGTCTGCGTCAGGCAGCGCGCGGGAAGGAGCTGATCGAATTCTTCACCGCCGGACACTTGGCGCAGCTCTCTTCGAAGTTTCTCGAATACGGCGGGGGGATCGTGGGGCTGAAGTGTGGAAGCAGAGGGATCTACGTGTCCACGGCCTCCGGCGAGAGGTTGAAAAAGGTCAACGGACTTTCCTCGAAGAGCTGGGCGAACCGGGAAGTATGGATGCCGAGTTACCGTCCGGAAAAATTCGTTTCAGCCGCCGGAGCCGGAGATTCAGCCATCGCCGGATTTCTTGCAGCCTTCCTCAAAGGGAAATCACTCGAAGCCTGCCTCAGCTACGCTTCCATGTGCGGCGCACAAAACTTGCGAACCTTCGATACGCTGAGCGGGCTTGTCAGTTGGAGCGAGACGACGAAAAAAATCAATGGGCGCACGAAGAAGAACACGCTGACGGTCGGTTCGGCCGCGTGGACATATGACCGGAAAGAAAAACTCTGGCGCGGCCCTCGCGACGGCCGGGGATGA